One Streptomyces sp. NBC_00554 DNA segment encodes these proteins:
- a CDS encoding tyrosine-type recombinase/integrase: protein MAEIKKITLQSGKIRYRAVVDAGHDENGKRVQITITRDTKTEVKAERSRIQHQRSSGSLILPNKITVGEWLDQWLEYKKRDVEETTIRTYRLALVHVRDRIGHVRLQELTEDQVQDCIDDIVTKGRRRGGEAGTRLAVSTAEGVLTRLREALKRAAVRKLIPESPAQFVRVSLADKKTDKRERPKVKPWTAVEVKLFIAGIERDRLYAPLLLSLMGLRPAEVVGIRWTDVDLKLATLETANTRTMIGNAKVLEKDTKTEAGERVLPLPGPVLEALKKFRSVQARERLAVGEGYTDSGYVVVDQLGVARNTRHLREHAYRLMSELDMRRVRLYDARHSCLSYLAVNGVPDVVLAAWAGHTNASFTKRKYVTVDVEDMRAAATTWDSFHGGDRKAPV from the coding sequence ATGGCAGAAATCAAGAAGATCACGCTTCAGAGCGGCAAGATTCGCTACCGCGCCGTGGTCGACGCCGGCCACGACGAGAACGGCAAGCGGGTCCAGATCACCATCACGCGTGACACCAAGACCGAGGTCAAAGCCGAGCGCAGCCGGATCCAGCACCAACGCTCATCCGGAAGCCTCATCCTCCCCAACAAAATCACCGTGGGGGAGTGGCTTGACCAGTGGCTGGAGTACAAGAAGCGGGACGTCGAAGAGACGACGATCCGCACCTACCGGCTCGCCCTGGTCCACGTCCGCGACCGCATCGGGCACGTCCGGCTCCAAGAGCTCACCGAGGACCAGGTGCAGGACTGCATCGACGACATCGTGACCAAGGGGCGACGCAGGGGCGGCGAGGCAGGCACGCGGCTCGCCGTGTCGACCGCCGAGGGCGTCCTTACCCGGCTCCGGGAAGCGCTGAAGCGCGCGGCCGTACGCAAGTTGATCCCGGAGAGCCCCGCGCAGTTCGTGCGCGTCAGCCTCGCAGACAAGAAGACCGACAAGCGGGAGCGGCCCAAGGTCAAGCCGTGGACCGCGGTTGAGGTAAAGCTGTTCATCGCGGGCATCGAGCGCGACCGCCTGTACGCCCCGCTGCTGCTCAGCCTGATGGGGCTCCGGCCGGCTGAGGTCGTGGGCATCCGCTGGACGGACGTCGACCTGAAACTGGCCACGCTGGAGACCGCCAACACCCGCACGATGATCGGCAACGCGAAGGTGCTGGAGAAGGACACCAAGACCGAGGCGGGGGAACGCGTCCTCCCGCTGCCCGGTCCGGTGCTGGAGGCCTTGAAGAAGTTCCGCTCCGTCCAGGCCCGCGAGCGCCTGGCCGTGGGGGAGGGCTATACCGACTCCGGGTACGTCGTCGTCGACCAGCTCGGGGTGGCGCGCAACACGCGGCACCTGCGCGAGCACGCCTACCGGCTCATGAGTGAGCTGGATATGCGGCGGGTGCGGCTGTACGACGCGCGGCACTCCTGTCTGTCGTACCTCGCGGTGAACGGCGTCCCTGATGTCGTCCTCGCCGCGTGGGCCGGGCATACGAACGCGAGCTTCACCAAGCGGAAGTACGTCACGGTCGACGTCGAGGACATGAGGGCCGCGGCGACCACTTGGGACAGCTTCCACGGGGGTGATCGAAAAGCCCCTGTGTGA
- a CDS encoding DUF4326 domain-containing protein, producing the protein MTATVINLKGRIHDFGPRLENAPADLVYVGRRWTMGHWDLPQHPLYNPFAYDTPTKKRDGTRAEIMDKYRAYLLERPDLLAQVPALRGKTLACWCAPELCHADILAEIADGSAPAS; encoded by the coding sequence GTGACCGCCACCGTCATCAATCTCAAGGGCCGTATCCACGACTTCGGCCCTCGGCTCGAGAACGCCCCCGCGGACCTCGTCTACGTCGGCCGCCGCTGGACCATGGGCCACTGGGACCTCCCCCAGCACCCGCTGTACAACCCGTTCGCCTACGACACCCCCACCAAGAAGCGCGACGGCACCCGCGCCGAGATCATGGACAAGTACCGGGCGTACCTGCTCGAACGCCCCGACCTGCTCGCCCAGGTGCCCGCACTACGAGGCAAGACCCTGGCCTGCTGGTGCGCCCCCGAGCTGTGCCACGCCGACATCCTGGCCGAGATCGCGGACGGCTCCGCCCCGGCCTCGTAG
- the mug gene encoding G/U mismatch-specific DNA glycosylase, with protein sequence MPDVVADNVDGGLRVLFCGINPGLMTAATGHHFARPGNRFWPVLHLSGFTPRLLKPSEQGELPSYGLGITNVVARATARADELSAEEYREGGRLLTAKVQRLRPRWLAVVGVTAYRAAFGERKAVIGPQERLIGVSRVWVLPNPSGLNAHWTAATMAEEFGRLRTAAAET encoded by the coding sequence GTGCCGGACGTCGTCGCGGACAACGTCGACGGCGGCCTCCGGGTGCTTTTCTGCGGCATCAATCCGGGTCTGATGACGGCCGCCACGGGTCACCACTTCGCGCGTCCCGGCAACCGGTTCTGGCCGGTGCTGCACCTCTCCGGGTTCACGCCGCGGCTGCTGAAGCCTTCGGAGCAGGGCGAGTTGCCGTCGTACGGACTCGGCATCACGAACGTCGTGGCGCGCGCCACGGCTCGTGCCGACGAGCTGTCCGCCGAGGAGTACCGCGAGGGCGGGCGGCTGCTGACCGCCAAGGTGCAGCGGCTGCGGCCGCGTTGGCTGGCCGTGGTGGGCGTGACCGCGTACCGGGCGGCGTTCGGTGAGCGCAAGGCCGTCATCGGTCCGCAGGAGCGGCTGATCGGGGTCAGCAGGGTGTGGGTGCTGCCCAATCCCAGTGGGCTCAACGCGCATTGGACGGCGGCGACGATGGCGGAGGAGTTCGGGCGGTTGCGGACGGCTGCCGCTGAGACGTAA
- a CDS encoding helix-turn-helix domain-containing protein: MADESEAPPTVGKVVGENLKALRQERRVTQGALASELARSGLNWKRTQISDLESERRETVDIGALVVLGNALGVKLRDFFAGDGDVMLTPRSEYPQSWAKATRAELRAWLSAEDSELIVMGSESVRAALEHFRWQGRSIPVEADVAFADRYGVEVLDVVKASEQMWNASLTEERDRRVAALGDLPVGERQAKQGHITRQLTAALVKLMRADGIVNDEV; the protein is encoded by the coding sequence ATGGCAGATGAGTCCGAAGCGCCTCCCACGGTGGGGAAGGTCGTGGGGGAGAACCTCAAGGCTCTCCGACAGGAGAGGCGCGTCACCCAGGGGGCCTTGGCCTCCGAACTCGCTCGGTCCGGTCTCAACTGGAAACGCACGCAAATCTCTGACCTGGAGAGCGAGCGGCGCGAGACCGTAGACATCGGAGCCCTTGTCGTGCTCGGAAACGCCCTTGGGGTGAAGCTGCGAGACTTCTTCGCCGGAGACGGCGATGTGATGCTCACCCCGCGCTCTGAATATCCGCAGTCTTGGGCGAAGGCCACCCGCGCCGAGCTCCGGGCGTGGCTATCTGCCGAGGACTCCGAGCTGATCGTGATGGGCAGCGAGAGCGTTCGGGCAGCGCTTGAGCACTTCCGGTGGCAGGGGCGAAGCATCCCTGTTGAGGCGGACGTTGCCTTTGCTGACCGCTACGGCGTCGAGGTCCTTGATGTGGTGAAGGCTTCTGAGCAGATGTGGAACGCCAGCCTCACGGAGGAGCGCGACCGACGCGTTGCTGCCCTTGGTGATCTTCCCGTTGGCGAGCGACAGGCCAAGCAGGGCCACATCACGCGCCAGTTGACGGCTGCTCTGGTGAAGTTGATGCGCGCGGACGGCATCGTCAACGACGAGGTGTGA
- a CDS encoding ABC transporter ATP-binding protein yields MTSIDVQDLTKEYGSTRAVDQLTFSVLPGRVTGFLGPNGAGKSTTMRLVLGLDRPTSGTATIGGRAYADIHEPLRHVGALLDAQAPHGSRTARNHLRALAASNRIPERRVDAVLEQVGLASVARRRVKTYSLGMRQRLGVAGALLGDPPVVLLDEPSNGLDPEGIIWMRELMRELAREGRTVLVSSHLMNETASFADHLVVLGRGRLLADTPMRGFIDARVQPRVRVRTTDGGALGGLFKDHGIEAVEGEDGRWTVLDARVEDIGRLTSASGVPILELAAEEGTLEQAYLDLTATETEFAATPSPTQPQEA; encoded by the coding sequence ATGACCAGCATCGACGTCCAAGACCTCACCAAGGAGTACGGCAGCACCCGCGCCGTGGACCAGCTCACCTTCAGCGTCCTCCCCGGCCGCGTCACCGGCTTCCTCGGTCCCAACGGCGCCGGAAAGTCCACCACCATGCGGCTCGTGCTCGGCCTGGACCGGCCCACGTCCGGCACCGCCACCATCGGCGGCCGCGCCTACGCCGACATCCACGAGCCCCTGCGCCACGTCGGCGCCCTGCTCGACGCGCAGGCCCCGCACGGATCGCGGACCGCCCGCAACCATCTGCGGGCGCTCGCCGCGAGCAACCGCATCCCGGAGCGCCGCGTGGACGCGGTCCTCGAGCAGGTGGGGCTTGCTTCCGTCGCACGGCGCCGGGTGAAGACGTACTCCCTGGGGATGCGCCAGCGGCTGGGCGTCGCGGGCGCGCTCCTCGGGGACCCGCCCGTGGTGCTGCTCGACGAACCGTCGAACGGGCTCGACCCCGAAGGGATCATCTGGATGCGGGAGTTGATGCGCGAGCTGGCCCGAGAGGGCCGCACGGTGCTCGTCTCCAGCCACCTCATGAACGAGACCGCGTCCTTCGCCGACCACCTCGTCGTCCTCGGCCGGGGCCGGCTGCTCGCCGACACACCCATGCGGGGATTCATCGACGCACGCGTGCAGCCCCGCGTACGGGTGCGCACCACTGACGGCGGCGCTCTGGGCGGCCTGTTCAAGGACCACGGCATCGAGGCCGTCGAGGGCGAGGACGGACGCTGGACCGTGCTCGACGCGCGCGTGGAGGACATCGGACGCCTCACCTCGGCCTCGGGCGTGCCCATCCTCGAACTCGCGGCGGAGGAAGGCACGTTGGAGCAGGCCTACCTGGATCTGACGGCCACCGAGACCGAGTTCGCCGCCACGCCGTCCCCGACGCAGCCTCAGGAGGCCTGA
- a CDS encoding DNA-binding protein — protein MTPPTLDEVREWPATVDLTRAALALGISRSQMYALVKRGEAPVRVLDYGAKRVVTASLVRLLEAA, from the coding sequence ATGACGCCGCCGACGCTCGATGAAGTCCGCGAGTGGCCCGCCACGGTCGACCTGACCCGGGCCGCGCTCGCCCTCGGAATCTCCCGAAGCCAGATGTACGCGCTCGTCAAACGCGGCGAGGCACCTGTGAGGGTCCTCGACTACGGCGCCAAGCGCGTCGTAACCGCATCCCTCGTGCGGCTGCTCGAAGCCGCATGA
- a CDS encoding DUF6879 family protein — protein sequence MPQSELRFNDLLEAAQHSAVHLEMRDVYGVGDEADDFQQWKETDWRDSDPGSAYWAPWVDRISRAKARGVDVRRARIVSEPVTDYIRYEHAGTSVNVYAGEQVRWLPRRLAVDLLLPGCDLWIFDGARVLFNHFSGDGGWADPPLELRAEPGIVKQCVDAFEAVWDRATPHDQYEIH from the coding sequence ATGCCGCAGAGCGAGCTGCGCTTTAACGACCTGCTCGAAGCCGCGCAGCACTCCGCCGTCCACCTTGAAATGCGCGACGTGTACGGCGTGGGCGACGAGGCCGACGACTTCCAGCAGTGGAAGGAGACGGACTGGCGCGACTCTGATCCGGGCTCCGCCTACTGGGCACCCTGGGTCGACCGCATCTCCCGGGCGAAAGCCCGCGGCGTCGACGTGCGCCGGGCGCGCATCGTGTCCGAACCCGTCACCGACTACATCCGCTACGAGCACGCCGGGACGAGCGTCAACGTGTACGCCGGCGAGCAGGTGCGGTGGCTGCCGCGCCGCCTCGCCGTCGACCTGCTGCTGCCCGGCTGCGACCTGTGGATCTTTGATGGTGCGCGGGTGCTGTTCAACCACTTCAGCGGAGACGGCGGTTGGGCGGATCCACCCCTCGAACTGCGCGCCGAGCCCGGCATCGTGAAGCAGTGCGTGGATGCCTTCGAGGCGGTATGGGACCGCGCCACCCCGCACGACCAGTACGAAATCCACTGA
- the purB gene encoding adenylosuccinate lyase has translation MTAAPAKPRIPNVLAGRYASAELATLWSPEQKVRLERQLWVAVLRAQKDLGIEVPDAAIADYERVLDQVDLASIAEREKVTRHDVKARIEEFNDLAGHEHVHKGMTSRDLTENVEQLQIRLSLELVRDRSVAVLARLGKLAGEYGELVMAGRSHNVAAQATTLGKRFATAADELLVAYGRVEELLGRYPLRGIKGPVGTAQDMLDLLGGDAAKLADLEQRIARHLGFSQAFTSVGQVYPRSLDYEVVTALVQLAAAPSSTAKTIRLMAGHELVTEGFKPGQVGSSAMPHKMNTRSCERVNGLMVILRGYASMTGELAGDQWNEGDVSCSVVRRVALPDAFFALDGLLETFLTVLDEFGAFPAVVARELDRYLPFLATTKVLMGAVRAGVGREVAHEAIKENAVASALAMREQGTERNELLDKLAADERIPLDRAQLDELMADKLSFTGAAADQVAAVVGRIDEIVKQHPEAAGYTPGAIL, from the coding sequence GTGACTGCCGCGCCTGCAAAGCCCCGTATCCCCAACGTCCTCGCCGGACGCTACGCCTCCGCCGAGCTCGCCACGCTCTGGTCGCCCGAGCAGAAGGTGAGGCTGGAGCGTCAGCTCTGGGTCGCCGTGCTGCGGGCTCAGAAGGACCTCGGGATCGAGGTGCCGGACGCCGCGATCGCCGACTACGAGCGGGTGCTCGACCAGGTCGACCTGGCCTCGATCGCCGAGCGCGAGAAGGTCACGCGGCACGACGTGAAGGCGCGGATCGAGGAGTTCAACGACCTCGCCGGGCATGAGCACGTCCACAAGGGCATGACGTCGCGGGACCTCACGGAGAACGTCGAGCAGTTGCAGATCCGGCTCTCGCTGGAGCTGGTGCGGGACCGTAGCGTCGCCGTCCTGGCGCGCCTGGGCAAGCTCGCGGGTGAGTACGGCGAGCTGGTCATGGCCGGCCGCTCGCACAACGTGGCGGCGCAGGCCACCACCCTCGGCAAGCGCTTCGCGACCGCCGCCGACGAGCTGCTCGTGGCGTACGGCCGGGTCGAGGAGCTGCTCGGCCGTTACCCGCTGCGTGGCATCAAGGGTCCGGTCGGCACGGCTCAGGACATGCTCGACCTGCTCGGTGGCGACGCGGCGAAGCTCGCCGACCTTGAGCAGCGGATCGCCCGGCACCTCGGCTTCTCGCAGGCGTTCACCTCCGTCGGCCAGGTCTACCCGCGCTCGCTCGACTACGAGGTGGTGACCGCGCTGGTGCAGCTGGCGGCGGCCCCGTCCTCGACCGCCAAGACGATCCGGCTGATGGCCGGGCACGAGCTGGTGACCGAGGGCTTCAAGCCGGGCCAGGTCGGCTCCTCCGCGATGCCGCACAAGATGAACACCCGCTCCTGCGAGCGCGTCAACGGCCTGATGGTGATCCTGCGCGGCTACGCCTCGATGACCGGTGAGCTGGCGGGCGACCAGTGGAACGAGGGCGACGTGTCGTGCTCGGTCGTACGCCGGGTGGCGCTGCCCGACGCGTTCTTCGCCCTTGACGGCCTGCTGGAGACCTTCCTCACCGTCCTCGACGAGTTCGGCGCGTTCCCGGCCGTCGTGGCGCGTGAGCTGGACCGCTACCTGCCGTTCCTGGCGACGACCAAGGTCCTGATGGGCGCGGTGCGCGCGGGTGTCGGCCGGGAGGTCGCGCACGAGGCCATCAAGGAGAACGCGGTCGCGTCCGCCCTCGCCATGCGCGAGCAGGGCACCGAGCGCAACGAGCTGCTCGACAAGCTCGCCGCGGACGAGCGCATCCCGCTGGACCGCGCACAGCTCGACGAGCTGATGGCCGACAAGCTGTCCTTCACGGGCGCCGCCGCCGACCAGGTCGCCGCGGTGGTCGGCCGTATCGACGAGATCGTTAAGCAGCACCCGGAGGCCGCGGGATACACGCCGGGGGCGATCCTCTGA
- a CDS encoding sensor histidine kinase: protein MARFLRPLLRGTTYTRWLHLWVPMLFTSVWLFIDMSKPWVPAVLLVPLGLIPAVRRGEGVQAQFMLARGGGEAAFSVAPAATWRDRWRTVLWLEIRLVSGWVACGLSVWLPLIAFDLVFAATGHDTTDNPFVPLSHAHWAYGLLFPFPLLALYGAVIGLGELITAIARRLLGPSAGERLAALEERTDQLLERNRIARELHDSIGHALTVAVVQAGAARAAGDPAFTDRALGAIEDTGRAALEDLERVLGVLREAERPVSSRPTLTEADRLLESARASGAKVDAEVTGPVETVPGPVSREGYRILQESLTNVLRHAGSVPARVRIEVQDGGLVLEVRNPLTAEISGPGRGSGLRGIRERAALLGGRARTGPDEGDWQVHVELPLR from the coding sequence ATGGCCCGTTTTCTGCGCCCGCTGCTCCGGGGGACGACGTACACGCGTTGGTTGCACCTGTGGGTGCCGATGCTGTTCACCAGCGTGTGGCTGTTCATCGACATGTCGAAGCCGTGGGTGCCCGCCGTGCTGCTGGTTCCGCTGGGGCTGATCCCGGCCGTCCGGCGGGGCGAGGGTGTGCAGGCGCAGTTCATGCTGGCGCGGGGCGGCGGGGAGGCGGCGTTCTCGGTCGCTCCAGCGGCCACGTGGCGGGACCGCTGGCGGACCGTGCTCTGGCTGGAAATCCGGTTGGTGAGCGGGTGGGTGGCTTGCGGGCTCTCTGTCTGGTTGCCGCTGATCGCCTTCGATCTCGTCTTCGCGGCGACCGGCCACGACACGACCGACAACCCCTTCGTGCCGCTCTCGCATGCGCACTGGGCCTACGGGCTGCTCTTCCCGTTCCCACTGCTCGCGCTGTACGGCGCGGTCATCGGCCTCGGCGAGCTGATCACGGCGATAGCCCGCCGCCTCCTCGGCCCCTCCGCCGGCGAGCGGCTCGCTGCCCTGGAGGAGCGCACCGATCAGCTCCTGGAGCGCAACCGCATCGCCCGTGAGCTCCACGACTCCATCGGTCACGCGCTGACCGTCGCCGTGGTGCAGGCGGGCGCGGCCCGGGCGGCCGGCGACCCCGCGTTCACCGACCGGGCCCTGGGCGCCATCGAGGACACCGGCCGGGCCGCTCTGGAGGACCTGGAGCGGGTGCTCGGTGTGCTGCGGGAGGCGGAGCGTCCGGTGAGCAGTCGCCCCACCCTGACCGAGGCCGACCGGCTCCTGGAGTCGGCGCGTGCCTCCGGGGCCAAGGTCGACGCCGAGGTGACCGGTCCCGTGGAGACCGTGCCGGGTCCGGTGTCCCGCGAGGGGTACCGCATCCTCCAGGAATCGCTCACCAATGTCCTGCGGCATGCGGGAAGCGTCCCGGCCCGGGTCCGTATCGAGGTCCAGGACGGCGGGCTGGTCCTGGAGGTCCGCAATCCGCTCACCGCGGAGATATCGGGGCCCGGCCGGGGCAGCGGGCTGCGCGGGATACGGGAGCGCGCGGCGCTGCTCGGCGGCCGGGCGCGGACGGGGCCGGACGAGGGTGACTGGCAGGTGCATGTAGAGCTGCCGCTGCGCTGA
- a CDS encoding ABC transporter permease — MTFAPALRAEWIKIRTLRSLVGGLCGVLLATALFSAIAGLDGEGEDFDPLFSAFFGVSFGQIAAITFGAQAVSAEFQGGALRVSLAAVPDRLRWFAAKAVAIAIPALTVGLGTGVVSLVVGKAALGTKASGLTWSEELRGVVGCGIYLMLMALFAAGLTAVLRSGVATLSILIPFLLIVSFVVGTASAGVADFLPDKAGQVVFHETWDGALGAWTGLAVTAAWTATALAAGAWSIRRRDA; from the coding sequence ATGACGTTCGCCCCCGCACTCCGAGCCGAGTGGATCAAGATCCGGACCCTGCGGTCGCTGGTCGGAGGACTGTGCGGCGTTCTCCTCGCCACCGCGCTCTTCTCGGCCATCGCCGGGCTCGACGGCGAAGGCGAGGATTTCGACCCGCTGTTCTCGGCGTTCTTCGGCGTCAGCTTCGGACAGATCGCGGCGATCACGTTCGGCGCGCAGGCGGTCTCGGCCGAGTTCCAGGGCGGTGCGCTGCGGGTGTCGTTGGCCGCGGTGCCCGACCGGCTGCGGTGGTTCGCGGCCAAGGCCGTGGCGATCGCCATTCCCGCGCTGACTGTCGGCCTGGGCACGGGAGTTGTGAGCCTGGTGGTGGGCAAGGCGGCTCTGGGGACGAAGGCGAGCGGGCTGACCTGGAGCGAGGAACTGCGCGGAGTCGTCGGCTGCGGCATCTATCTGATGCTCATGGCCCTGTTCGCGGCCGGTCTCACCGCCGTCCTGCGCAGCGGCGTCGCCACGCTGAGCATCCTGATCCCGTTCCTCCTGATCGTCTCCTTCGTCGTCGGGACCGCGTCGGCCGGCGTGGCCGACTTCCTGCCCGACAAGGCGGGCCAGGTGGTCTTCCACGAGACGTGGGACGGAGCCCTCGGCGCCTGGACGGGACTCGCCGTGACCGCGGCCTGGACGGCGACAGCCCTGGCGGCCGGCGCGTGGAGCATCCGGCGCCGCGACGCCTGA
- a CDS encoding helix-turn-helix domain-containing protein: protein MPISPSSSAQAARENVAGQLRDLRKDAGLTVVELAASCGWHHAKTSRIENAKTPPSPTDIRLWCTTCKAPNRAADLIAASLNAESMYTEWRRRVRLGLRQLQDSYVQLFRSTGLFRIYSPTLVPGLLQTEGYARALLSANARLLDIPDDAAQAAVARLERSQIIHEPGHRFVLLIEEGVLYHQLGDHDAMAAQLGYLLTAGAVPSVSLGVIPKATQERVLWPQELFHMYDDTLVSVELLSAQVNITQPTEIALYLKAFEELRTMAVYGADARALIVKAIDALR from the coding sequence ATGCCCATCTCCCCGTCGTCCTCGGCCCAGGCCGCACGTGAGAACGTGGCCGGTCAACTGCGCGACCTCCGCAAGGACGCCGGTCTGACGGTCGTCGAGCTGGCCGCCAGCTGCGGCTGGCACCACGCCAAGACCTCCCGCATTGAGAACGCCAAGACACCTCCGTCGCCCACCGATATCCGGCTCTGGTGCACCACCTGCAAGGCACCGAACCGAGCGGCGGACCTGATCGCCGCATCGCTCAACGCGGAGTCCATGTACACGGAGTGGCGGCGCCGCGTTCGCCTCGGCCTGCGTCAACTGCAGGACAGCTACGTGCAGTTGTTCCGGTCGACAGGCCTGTTCCGGATCTACTCGCCGACGCTGGTTCCCGGCCTGCTGCAGACCGAGGGGTACGCGCGCGCCCTGCTGTCCGCCAACGCCCGCCTGCTCGACATCCCTGATGACGCGGCACAGGCCGCCGTGGCTCGCCTCGAACGCTCGCAGATCATCCATGAGCCGGGGCACCGGTTCGTCCTGTTGATCGAAGAGGGCGTGCTGTACCACCAGTTGGGCGACCATGATGCGATGGCCGCCCAGCTCGGCTACCTGCTCACCGCGGGGGCGGTGCCCTCGGTGTCGCTCGGCGTCATCCCCAAGGCGACCCAGGAACGGGTCCTGTGGCCGCAGGAACTGTTCCACATGTACGACGACACCCTCGTCTCGGTCGAGTTGCTGTCGGCGCAGGTGAACATCACCCAGCCCACGGAGATCGCTCTGTACCTCAAGGCGTTCGAGGAACTGCGGACCATGGCCGTGTACGGCGCGGACGCGCGCGCCCTGATCGTGAAGGCCATCGACGCACTGCGCTGA
- a CDS encoding AAA family ATPase: MSALDRVTEALERHGCNVRGSSAQCPAHEDRAPSLSIGQRKDGNGVVLNCHAGCDPQDVIGGLGLTMGDLFDEPLEKRERPQVVAQYPYVDEHGELLLTVKRLEPGYDGERKTFRQFAADGTPKVSGIRRVLYRLPEVIEQAKVGGIVFVVEGEKDADNLVNAGVTATCNVGGAGKWRDDYVQALHGASEVVVIADRDEPGRKHAEAVAASVEKAGIPVRVLEPAKGKDISDHLAAGLGSEDLVPTGGEGGTEATPEDDEPLREPDLVFRVLADIAADVDSRPPRPWLFKPVIVSGDYGVMSAQDKAGKTWGILDASVSCAGGLDWLGIFPAGDPGPVLVFLGEGSDSKMLRRIRAVALAKGLTKEQADALPIIACFRAPQLGDAQHRHYVRQAVEHYRPKLVIIDPLYLAAGGANGADLYAMGVLLGSIQHIVQSVGASLLISHHWNKTGEGNGHNRSSGVGPGAWGRFLISVAVLNSRTDKDTQETTVRLKWMFKGDEIPETETTIVRRVYAEDPEDLNSPMHYSIEQVDDDTTEDDQTPPELVGLRPAAVRVLDVLRATSHPVSVKGIGDRLAESKDGKGPLKARTIQDALRQLAERKLADDTTLPGTGALWLALSPREATNAA; the protein is encoded by the coding sequence GTGAGTGCACTTGACCGCGTTACCGAAGCCCTTGAGCGCCACGGGTGCAACGTGCGCGGAAGCTCAGCACAATGCCCGGCCCACGAGGACCGGGCCCCGTCCCTGTCCATCGGGCAGCGCAAGGACGGCAACGGCGTGGTGCTCAACTGCCACGCCGGTTGCGACCCGCAGGACGTCATCGGCGGGCTCGGCCTCACCATGGGCGACCTCTTCGACGAGCCCTTGGAGAAGCGCGAGCGCCCGCAGGTCGTCGCGCAGTACCCGTACGTCGACGAGCACGGCGAACTGCTGCTCACCGTGAAGCGGCTGGAGCCTGGCTACGACGGTGAGCGCAAGACGTTCCGTCAGTTCGCCGCAGACGGCACGCCGAAGGTGTCCGGCATCCGACGTGTCCTGTACCGCCTGCCCGAGGTGATCGAGCAGGCGAAGGTCGGCGGCATCGTTTTCGTGGTGGAAGGCGAGAAGGACGCCGACAACCTCGTCAACGCTGGCGTCACCGCCACGTGCAACGTTGGAGGCGCCGGGAAGTGGCGCGACGACTACGTGCAGGCCCTGCATGGCGCCTCCGAGGTCGTCGTCATCGCGGACCGCGACGAGCCCGGAAGGAAGCACGCCGAGGCTGTCGCAGCCTCGGTGGAGAAGGCAGGCATCCCTGTACGCGTCCTGGAGCCCGCCAAGGGCAAGGACATCTCTGACCACCTCGCCGCCGGCCTCGGCTCCGAAGACCTCGTGCCGACCGGCGGTGAAGGGGGCACGGAGGCGACGCCGGAAGACGACGAGCCCCTGCGCGAGCCGGACTTGGTCTTCCGCGTCCTGGCCGACATCGCCGCCGACGTCGATAGCCGCCCCCCGCGGCCGTGGCTGTTCAAGCCCGTCATCGTCTCTGGCGACTACGGCGTCATGTCCGCGCAGGACAAGGCCGGCAAGACCTGGGGCATCCTCGACGCTTCCGTCTCTTGCGCCGGAGGGCTCGACTGGCTCGGCATCTTCCCGGCCGGAGACCCTGGTCCGGTCCTGGTCTTCCTCGGCGAGGGCAGCGACTCCAAGATGCTGCGCCGCATCCGGGCCGTTGCGCTGGCCAAGGGCCTCACCAAGGAGCAGGCGGACGCGCTACCGATCATCGCGTGCTTCCGCGCCCCGCAACTGGGCGACGCGCAGCACCGCCACTACGTCCGCCAGGCGGTGGAGCACTACCGGCCCAAGCTGGTCATCATCGACCCCCTGTACCTCGCCGCGGGTGGCGCGAACGGCGCTGACTTGTACGCCATGGGCGTCCTGTTGGGCAGCATCCAGCACATCGTGCAGTCCGTCGGCGCGAGCCTGCTGATCTCCCACCACTGGAACAAGACCGGCGAGGGCAACGGACACAACCGGTCCAGCGGCGTCGGCCCCGGCGCATGGGGCCGCTTCCTGATCTCCGTGGCCGTGCTCAACTCCCGCACGGACAAGGACACGCAGGAGACCACTGTCCGCCTGAAGTGGATGTTCAAGGGCGACGAGATCCCCGAGACCGAGACGACCATCGTCCGCCGCGTCTACGCCGAGGACCCCGAAGACCTCAACAGCCCCATGCACTACAGCATCGAGCAGGTCGACGACGACACGACCGAGGACGACCAGACCCCGCCCGAACTGGTTGGCCTCCGTCCCGCCGCGGTCCGCGTGCTCGACGTGCTCAGGGCCACCTCGCACCCTGTCTCCGTCAAGGGAATCGGCGACCGCCTCGCCGAGAGCAAGGACGGCAAAGGCCCGCTCAAGGCCCGCACTATCCAGGACGCCCTTCGCCAACTGGCCGAGCGGAAGCTCGCCGACGACACCACGCTCCCCGGTACCGGCGCGCTGTGGCTCGCCCTCTCCCCAAGAGAAGCCACAAATGCAGCCTGA